One stretch of Miscanthus floridulus cultivar M001 chromosome 18, ASM1932011v1, whole genome shotgun sequence DNA includes these proteins:
- the LOC136523083 gene encoding uncharacterized protein, which yields MTGQEGHSRHSCLFSLCRKLDNDKDRARSLLSLALHSLSSWQAAFANLHCVAPYMLLSPPTSEPPFPGSPSLHTSDPPQPNTMVSVFAAFGFADLCLAFAALDIFTFLDSQCGAGTTTSDQAPLLGSVAELLPPLAAVVVLFVAVALIYHHLMGRRVVAVPVAGAGNGRRSISGLVMFLLCVSAGTLEFIVFGHGQATGGGGAGHGALGLAALRALPFAATATFFLGMMLIIVSHIRAGREGGGGAVSGDEPIQGPLRPLAKVAAGAAAALVVLMAMALALHGAKY from the exons ATGACTGGCCAGGAGGGGCACTCCCGTCATTCTTGTCTCTTCTCGCTCTGTAGAAAATTGGACAACGACAAAGATAGAGCGCGCTCTCTTCTCTCTCTAGCGCTGCACTCACTCTCCTCCTGGCAAGCAGCTTTTGCAAATTTGCATTGCGTTGCGCCCTACATGCTCCTCTCTCCTCCAACGAGCGAACCGCCCTTCCCCGGTTCCCCCTCCCTCCACACCTCAGATCCTCCCCAACCAAACACCATGGTGAGCGTTTTCGCCGCCTTCGGCTTCGCCGACCTGTGTCTGGCCTTCGCCGCCCTCGACATCTTCACCTTCCTTGACTCGCAGTGCGGTGCGGGCACCACGACATCCGATCAGGCCCCACTGCTCGGCAGCGTGGCCGAGCTTTTGCCGCCGTTGGCTGCGGTGGTGGTCCTCTTCGTCGCCGTCGCGCTCATCTACCACCACCTGATGGGTCGCCGCGTCGTCGCCGTCCCCGTAGCCGGCGCGGGCAACGGGCGGCGCTCGATCTCGGGGCTTGTCATGTTCCTGCTGTGCGTCTCCGCGGGCACGCTCGAGTTCATCGTGTTCGGGCACGGGCAGgccaccggtggtggtggtgcgggcCACGGCGCGCTCGGCCTGGCTGCTCTCCGCGCGCTGCCTTTCGCGGCGACGGCCACGTTCTTTCTCGGGATGATGCTCATCATCGTCTCGCACATCCGCGCCGGCCGtgagggcggcggcggtgccgtCTCCGGAGACGAGCCGATCCAGGGGCCACTGCGCCCACTCGCCAAGGTCGCGgccggagcggcggcggcgctcgtcgTCTTAATGGCCATGGCCCTCGCTCTCCACGGAGCCAA GTACTAA